One Campylobacter pinnipediorum subsp. caledonicus genomic window carries:
- a CDS encoding AAC(3) family N-acetyltransferase — protein sequence MIVSYFVDSLKINKGDIILLTGDLTSLLLKIIQKNNNKKIIIKIINQIIDIIIKKIGKDGTLLIHAFNWDFCKGLAFDIKRSKCQTGILGKIALEREDFLRTQHPIYSFAVYGKYAYYLSNLNNKGSFSCDSPFGFLHKKNGKQIIIDMSLKDSFTFSHYVETINNVSYRFNKTFTALYTDIENKTEIRQYDMYVRNLELGVINNIEPLENIFIQNKAMCIDYFYGIKIRTVNLAMAFDIIENDIINNKAKNLYQIIKK from the coding sequence ATGATTGTGTCATATTTTGTAGATTCGCTTAAAATAAACAAAGGTGATATTATATTGTTAACTGGAGATTTAACATCTTTGTTATTAAAAATTATTCAAAAAAATAATAATAAAAAAATAATAATAAAAATTATAAATCAAATAATAGATATCATAATCAAAAAAATAGGTAAAGATGGAACATTATTAATACATGCCTTTAATTGGGATTTTTGTAAAGGGCTTGCGTTTGATATAAAAAGATCAAAATGTCAAACGGGCATACTTGGAAAAATAGCTTTAGAAAGAGAAGATTTTTTAAGAACACAGCATCCAATTTATTCATTTGCTGTTTATGGAAAATATGCATATTATTTATCAAATCTTAATAATAAGGGTTCTTTTTCGTGTGATTCTCCATTTGGTTTTTTACACAAGAAAAACGGAAAACAAATTATTATAGATATGTCTTTGAAAGATTCTTTTACTTTTTCACACTATGTAGAAACAATTAATAACGTAAGTTATAGATTTAATAAAACCTTTACTGCTTTATATACTGACATAGAAAATAAAACAGAAATAAGACAATATGATATGTATGTTAGAAACCTTGAACTTGGAGTGATTAATAACATTGAACCTTTAGAAAATATTTTTATTCAGAATAAAGCTATGTGCATAGATTACTTTTATGGAATAAAAATTAGGACAGTAAATTTAGCTATGGCTTTTGATATTATAGAAAATGATATAATAAACAATAAAGCAAAAAATTTATATCAAATAATTAAAAAATAA
- a CDS encoding acyl carrier protein, with the protein MNLNNKMELIAELLDLKTSDFKSETILSELDEWDSMAAISYVVMMDEKFGKIIDTKDVKNFKTIQDILDSME; encoded by the coding sequence ATGAATTTAAATAATAAAATGGAACTTATTGCTGAATTGTTAGATTTAAAAACTAGCGATTTTAAATCAGAAACTATTCTAAGCGAACTAGACGAATGGGACTCTATGGCAGCTATATCTTATGTTGTTATGATGGATGAAAAATTTGGAAAAATTATAGATACGAAAGATGTTAAAAATTTCAAAACAATACAAGACATATTAGACAGCATGGAATAG